The Taeniopygia guttata chromosome 4A, bTaeGut7.mat, whole genome shotgun sequence genome has a segment encoding these proteins:
- the LOC100224572 gene encoding UDP-N-acetylglucosamine transferase subunit ALG13 isoform X3, whose product MHKGSKKYFGQKSFSEVAMDEYLGSLGLYRKMTAKDASCLFRAVSEQLFTSQIHHAEVRKACVSFMRQHQSRFESYVEGSFEKYLERLGDPKESAGQMEISALSMMYKRDFIVYRYPGKPPTRATDNGFGDKILLCCSGSGHYDSVYTKQFQENAAICQAVLYEILYKDVFGMDEEELRSAVEVFRSGSKKNRNSAPVGSEDANFGCLHEKVPRNPSEKRLGDWEGNDTDNPQETKFKQGIEEQKPPENPPKMPVPYKVLKALDSTIYRNVEFDVWLDSRKELQKTDYMVFAGRQYYLGDKCQVCLEPGEKYYNAHIQEVGQDSNTLTVFVEELAEKHTVPLANLKPVSQVAPVLAWNMAHNRRGGVYQKVTGGHFSGIEMDMKTRKRMLKKVRGKEVFMAVAYSRGQPVLPPRLQHSAPSGRFPPIHCSQGGAGMAPYKPYHQQNPPRQHRDSGMPSSYSRSRRPLPCVNKECQYGFVAGAAEEPRGPEETVTLCEIEGDDTAFPALPVSYEQRSNHSPAPIVHGPGAFWVARSPNAVPSNKQTLSALEEEEEASENGKFHEEYIYVPSDPSCETATVFSSAEPTANLEEGPVPVSPPDEVASYSYPQKVLVNSATVSTSTDVYNAPATAVSSVPFPIYSAPLPPVSEVGEASAVLPAYSCDPSGSDLPRDTKVLRYYFNMGLQYCHQSCWPSMMYVQPVLPPSPVEVYPAYAEPAPVLDQSVPQLFPDAGQAEVHQVPLEASANGNFQTTEPPPLSYGPVYYPVVSDPFSQQHLPGFDSVVPAYRYIGTWHPVNPPHGNSPPVAKAGSSGALPQVGYIASPNPAPPDAPQGM is encoded by the exons ATGCACAAAGGCTCCAAGAAGTACTTCGGGCAGAAGTCCTTCAGCGAGGTGGCCATGGACGAGTACCTGGGCAGCCTGGGGCTGTACCGCAAGATGACGGCCAAGGACGCCTCCTGCCTCTTCCGAGCCGTGTCGGAGCAG CTGTTTACATCTCAAATTCATCACGCAGAAGTTAGGAAAGCTTGCGTCTCGTTTATGAGGCAGCACCAATCGAGGTTTGAATCC TATGTGGAAGGCTCGTTTGAGAAATATCTAGAACGACTAGGAGATCCAAAG GAAAGTGCTGGCCAGATGGAAATAAGCGCTTTATCAATGATGTACAA GCGAGACTTCATTGTGTACCGGTACCCCGGGAAGCCACCCACACGTGCTACAGACAATGGCTTTGGAGACAAG ATTTTACTGTGTTGTTCCGGTAGCGGCCATTATGACTCTGTGTATACAAAACAATTTCAGGAAAATGCTGCCATTTGCCAGG CTGTATTATATGAGATCCTCTACAAAGATGTGTTTGGCATGGATGAGGAAGAATTAAGGTCTGCAGTTGAGGTGTTTCGAAGTGGATCCAAGAAGAACAGAAATAGTGCTCCTGTAGGAAGTGAGGATGCAAACTTTGGTTGTCTCCATGAAAAAGTGCCCAGAAATCCATCAGAAAAGAG aCTGGGCGACTGGGAAGGCAATGATACTGACAATCCACAGGAAACCAAGTTCAAACAAGGCATTGAAGAGCAAAAG CCTCCAGAAAATCCTCCAAAGATGCCTGTTCCTTATAAAGTGCTAAAGGCACTGGACTCTACCATCTATCGAAATGTGGAGTTTGATGTTTGGCTGGACAGTAGAAAAG AGCTCCAAAAAACTGACTACATGGTGTTTGCTGGGAGACAGTACTATTTAGGAGATAAGTGTCAG GTGTGTCTGGAACCAGGAGAGAAGTATTACAATGCTCACATCCAGGAAGTCGGACAGGATAGCAACACATTGACTGTATTTGTTGAGGAGCTGGCAGAAAA GCACACAGTTCCTTTGGCAAACTTAAAGCCAGTGTCACAAGTGGCTCCTGTCCTTGCTTGGAATATGGCTCACAACAGAAGAGGAGGCGTTTATCAGAAAGTAACAGGAGGACACTTCTCAGGAATAG AAATGGATATGAAAACACGGAAGAGGATGCTCAAGAAAGTCCGTGGGAAGGAAGTGTTCATGGCTGTGGCTTACAGCAGGGGACAGCCGGTGCTGCCACCCCGGCTGCAGCACAGCGCTCCCTCGGGGCGCTTCCCTCCCATCCACTGCTCCCAGGGAGGGGCAGGCATGGCACCCTACAAACCCTACCACCAGCAGAACCCTCCCAGGCAGCACCGGGACTCTGGGATGCCAAG CTCGTACAgccgcagccgccgcccgcTGCCCTGTGTGAACAAGGAGTGCCAGTACGGCTTCGTggccggggctgcagaggaGCCCCGGGGGCCAGAAGAAACTGTAACTCTCTGTGAAATTGAGGGAGATGacactgcttttcctgctctgcctgtgagTTATGAACAAAGG AGCAACCATAGCCCTGCTCCCATTGTCCATGGTCCAGGAGCATTTTGGGTAGCAAGAAGTCCAAATGCTGTTCCATCTAACAAGCAGACCCTGAGTGCCttagaggaagaggaagaagcaaGTGAAAATG GGAAATTTCATGaggaatatatatatgtgcCTTCAG ATCCCAGCTGTGAAACTGCAACAGTGTTTAGTTCAGCAGAACCTACAGCAAACTTG GAAGAAGGGCCAGTCCCGGTGTCACCTCCAGATGAAGTGGCTTCCTACAGCTATCCCCAGAAG GTGTTGGTGAACTCTGCAACAGTTTCCACCTCCACAGATGTTTACAATGCTCCAGCTACAG CAGTTTCTTCAGTGCCATTCCCAATTTATTCAGCTCCTCTTCCCCCCGTGAGTGAGGTGGGAGAAGCCAGTGCTGTTCTTCCAGCTTACTCTTGTGATCCCAGCGGCAGTGATTTACCTCGAG ATACAAAGGTTTTGcggtattattttaatatggGATTGCAA TATTGCCATCAGAGCTGCTGGCCTTCCATGATGTACGTGCAGCCAGTGCTGCCTCCATCTCCAGTGGAAGTTTACCCAGCATATGCTGAGCCAGCTCCTGTCCTGGATCAGTCAGTGCCTCAGCTCTTCCCTGATGCTGGGCAAGCTGAGGTCCACCAGGTTCCCTTGGAGGCATCAGCAAATG GTAACTTCCAAACCACAGAGCCTCCACCCCTGTCCTATGGGCCGGTGTATTACCCAGTGGTGTCAGACCCCTTCAGCCAGCAGCATCTGCCTGGCTTTGACTCTGTGGTTCCTGCCTACCGCTACATTGGGACCTGGCATCCAGTAAATCCTCCCCATGGAAATTCCCCACCTGTGGCTAAGGCTGGGAGCTCAGGAGCACTGCCCCAGGTGGGCTACATAGCCTCCCCTAACCCTGCACCTCCTGATGCACCTCAGGGAATGTAA
- the LOC100224572 gene encoding UDP-N-acetylglucosamine transferase subunit ALG13 isoform X1: MHKGSKKYFGQKSFSEVAMDEYLGSLGLYRKMTAKDASCLFRAVSEQLFTSQIHHAEVRKACVSFMRQHQSRFESYVEGSFEKYLERLGDPKESAGQMEISALSMMYKRDFIVYRYPGKPPTRATDNGFGDKILLCCSGSGHYDSVYTKQFQENAAICQAVLYEILYKDVFGMDEEELRSAVEVFRSGSKKNRNSAPVGSEDANFGCLHEKVPRNPSEKRLGDWEGNDTDNPQETKFKQGIEEQKPPENPPKMPVPYKVLKALDSTIYRNVEFDVWLDSRKELQKTDYMVFAGRQYYLGDKCQVCLEPGEKYYNAHIQEVGQDSNTLTVFVEELAEKHTVPLANLKPVSQVAPVLAWNMAHNRRGGVYQKVTGGHFSGIEMDMKTRKRMLKKVRGKEVFMAVAYSRGQPVLPPRLQHSAPSGRFPPIHCSQGGAGMAPYKPYHQQNPPRQHRDSGMPSSYSRSRRPLPCVNKECQYGFVAGAAEEPRGPEETVTLCEIEGDDTAFPALPVSYEQRSNHSPAPIVHGPGAFWVARSPNAVPSNKQTLSALEEEEEASENGKFHEEYIYVPSDPSCETATVFSSAEPTANLEEGPVPVSPPDEVASYSYPQKVLVNSATVSTSTDVYNAPATGLSSNSAASTPASVITAPPPQTAVQPVIVSPFSVGRPAVSSVPFPIYSAPLPPVSEVGEASAVLPAYSCDPSGSDLPRDTKVLRYYFNMGLQYCHQSCWPSMMYVQPVLPPSPVEVYPAYAEPAPVLDQSVPQLFPDAGQAEVHQVPLEASANGNFQTTEPPPLSYGPVYYPVVSDPFSQQHLPGFDSVVPAYRYIGTWHPVNPPHGNSPPVAKAGSSGALPQVGYIASPNPAPPDAPQGM; this comes from the exons ATGCACAAAGGCTCCAAGAAGTACTTCGGGCAGAAGTCCTTCAGCGAGGTGGCCATGGACGAGTACCTGGGCAGCCTGGGGCTGTACCGCAAGATGACGGCCAAGGACGCCTCCTGCCTCTTCCGAGCCGTGTCGGAGCAG CTGTTTACATCTCAAATTCATCACGCAGAAGTTAGGAAAGCTTGCGTCTCGTTTATGAGGCAGCACCAATCGAGGTTTGAATCC TATGTGGAAGGCTCGTTTGAGAAATATCTAGAACGACTAGGAGATCCAAAG GAAAGTGCTGGCCAGATGGAAATAAGCGCTTTATCAATGATGTACAA GCGAGACTTCATTGTGTACCGGTACCCCGGGAAGCCACCCACACGTGCTACAGACAATGGCTTTGGAGACAAG ATTTTACTGTGTTGTTCCGGTAGCGGCCATTATGACTCTGTGTATACAAAACAATTTCAGGAAAATGCTGCCATTTGCCAGG CTGTATTATATGAGATCCTCTACAAAGATGTGTTTGGCATGGATGAGGAAGAATTAAGGTCTGCAGTTGAGGTGTTTCGAAGTGGATCCAAGAAGAACAGAAATAGTGCTCCTGTAGGAAGTGAGGATGCAAACTTTGGTTGTCTCCATGAAAAAGTGCCCAGAAATCCATCAGAAAAGAG aCTGGGCGACTGGGAAGGCAATGATACTGACAATCCACAGGAAACCAAGTTCAAACAAGGCATTGAAGAGCAAAAG CCTCCAGAAAATCCTCCAAAGATGCCTGTTCCTTATAAAGTGCTAAAGGCACTGGACTCTACCATCTATCGAAATGTGGAGTTTGATGTTTGGCTGGACAGTAGAAAAG AGCTCCAAAAAACTGACTACATGGTGTTTGCTGGGAGACAGTACTATTTAGGAGATAAGTGTCAG GTGTGTCTGGAACCAGGAGAGAAGTATTACAATGCTCACATCCAGGAAGTCGGACAGGATAGCAACACATTGACTGTATTTGTTGAGGAGCTGGCAGAAAA GCACACAGTTCCTTTGGCAAACTTAAAGCCAGTGTCACAAGTGGCTCCTGTCCTTGCTTGGAATATGGCTCACAACAGAAGAGGAGGCGTTTATCAGAAAGTAACAGGAGGACACTTCTCAGGAATAG AAATGGATATGAAAACACGGAAGAGGATGCTCAAGAAAGTCCGTGGGAAGGAAGTGTTCATGGCTGTGGCTTACAGCAGGGGACAGCCGGTGCTGCCACCCCGGCTGCAGCACAGCGCTCCCTCGGGGCGCTTCCCTCCCATCCACTGCTCCCAGGGAGGGGCAGGCATGGCACCCTACAAACCCTACCACCAGCAGAACCCTCCCAGGCAGCACCGGGACTCTGGGATGCCAAG CTCGTACAgccgcagccgccgcccgcTGCCCTGTGTGAACAAGGAGTGCCAGTACGGCTTCGTggccggggctgcagaggaGCCCCGGGGGCCAGAAGAAACTGTAACTCTCTGTGAAATTGAGGGAGATGacactgcttttcctgctctgcctgtgagTTATGAACAAAGG AGCAACCATAGCCCTGCTCCCATTGTCCATGGTCCAGGAGCATTTTGGGTAGCAAGAAGTCCAAATGCTGTTCCATCTAACAAGCAGACCCTGAGTGCCttagaggaagaggaagaagcaaGTGAAAATG GGAAATTTCATGaggaatatatatatgtgcCTTCAG ATCCCAGCTGTGAAACTGCAACAGTGTTTAGTTCAGCAGAACCTACAGCAAACTTG GAAGAAGGGCCAGTCCCGGTGTCACCTCCAGATGAAGTGGCTTCCTACAGCTATCCCCAGAAG GTGTTGGTGAACTCTGCAACAGTTTCCACCTCCACAGATGTTTACAATGCTCCAGCTACAGGTCTCTCTTCAAATTCTGCTGCCTCCACTCCAGCCAGTGTCATAACAGCACCTCCCCCACAAACAGCAGTGCAGCCTGTCATAGTATCTCCCTTTTCTGTGGGGAGGCCAG CAGTTTCTTCAGTGCCATTCCCAATTTATTCAGCTCCTCTTCCCCCCGTGAGTGAGGTGGGAGAAGCCAGTGCTGTTCTTCCAGCTTACTCTTGTGATCCCAGCGGCAGTGATTTACCTCGAG ATACAAAGGTTTTGcggtattattttaatatggGATTGCAA TATTGCCATCAGAGCTGCTGGCCTTCCATGATGTACGTGCAGCCAGTGCTGCCTCCATCTCCAGTGGAAGTTTACCCAGCATATGCTGAGCCAGCTCCTGTCCTGGATCAGTCAGTGCCTCAGCTCTTCCCTGATGCTGGGCAAGCTGAGGTCCACCAGGTTCCCTTGGAGGCATCAGCAAATG GTAACTTCCAAACCACAGAGCCTCCACCCCTGTCCTATGGGCCGGTGTATTACCCAGTGGTGTCAGACCCCTTCAGCCAGCAGCATCTGCCTGGCTTTGACTCTGTGGTTCCTGCCTACCGCTACATTGGGACCTGGCATCCAGTAAATCCTCCCCATGGAAATTCCCCACCTGTGGCTAAGGCTGGGAGCTCAGGAGCACTGCCCCAGGTGGGCTACATAGCCTCCCCTAACCCTGCACCTCCTGATGCACCTCAGGGAATGTAA
- the LOC100224572 gene encoding UDP-N-acetylglucosamine transferase subunit ALG13 isoform X2, with translation MHKGSKKYFGQKSFSEVAMDEYLGSLGLYRKMTAKDASCLFRAVSEQLFTSQIHHAEVRKACVSFMRQHQSRFESYVEGSFEKYLERLGDPKESAGQMEISALSMMYKRDFIVYRYPGKPPTRATDNGFGDKILLCCSGSGHYDSVYTKQFQENAAICQAVLYEILYKDVFGMDEEELRSAVEVFRSGSKKNRNSAPVGSEDANFGCLHEKVPRNPSEKRLGDWEGNDTDNPQETKFKQGIEEQKPPENPPKMPVPYKVLKALDSTIYRNVEFDVWLDSRKELQKTDYMVFAGRQYYLGDKCQVCLEPGEKYYNAHIQEVGQDSNTLTVFVEELAEKHTVPLANLKPVSQVAPVLAWNMAHNRRGGVYQKVTGGHFSGIEMDMKTRKRMLKKVRGKEVFMAVAYSRGQPVLPPRLQHSAPSGRFPPIHCSQGGAGMAPYKPYHQQNPPRQHRDSGMPSSYSRSRRPLPCVNKECQYGFVAGAAEEPRGPEETVTLCEIEGDDTAFPALPVSYEQRSNHSPAPIVHGPGAFWVARSPNAVPSNKQTLSALEEEEEASENGKFHEEYIYVPSDPSCETATVFSSAEPTANLVLVNSATVSTSTDVYNAPATGLSSNSAASTPASVITAPPPQTAVQPVIVSPFSVGRPAVSSVPFPIYSAPLPPVSEVGEASAVLPAYSCDPSGSDLPRDTKVLRYYFNMGLQYCHQSCWPSMMYVQPVLPPSPVEVYPAYAEPAPVLDQSVPQLFPDAGQAEVHQVPLEASANGNFQTTEPPPLSYGPVYYPVVSDPFSQQHLPGFDSVVPAYRYIGTWHPVNPPHGNSPPVAKAGSSGALPQVGYIASPNPAPPDAPQGM, from the exons ATGCACAAAGGCTCCAAGAAGTACTTCGGGCAGAAGTCCTTCAGCGAGGTGGCCATGGACGAGTACCTGGGCAGCCTGGGGCTGTACCGCAAGATGACGGCCAAGGACGCCTCCTGCCTCTTCCGAGCCGTGTCGGAGCAG CTGTTTACATCTCAAATTCATCACGCAGAAGTTAGGAAAGCTTGCGTCTCGTTTATGAGGCAGCACCAATCGAGGTTTGAATCC TATGTGGAAGGCTCGTTTGAGAAATATCTAGAACGACTAGGAGATCCAAAG GAAAGTGCTGGCCAGATGGAAATAAGCGCTTTATCAATGATGTACAA GCGAGACTTCATTGTGTACCGGTACCCCGGGAAGCCACCCACACGTGCTACAGACAATGGCTTTGGAGACAAG ATTTTACTGTGTTGTTCCGGTAGCGGCCATTATGACTCTGTGTATACAAAACAATTTCAGGAAAATGCTGCCATTTGCCAGG CTGTATTATATGAGATCCTCTACAAAGATGTGTTTGGCATGGATGAGGAAGAATTAAGGTCTGCAGTTGAGGTGTTTCGAAGTGGATCCAAGAAGAACAGAAATAGTGCTCCTGTAGGAAGTGAGGATGCAAACTTTGGTTGTCTCCATGAAAAAGTGCCCAGAAATCCATCAGAAAAGAG aCTGGGCGACTGGGAAGGCAATGATACTGACAATCCACAGGAAACCAAGTTCAAACAAGGCATTGAAGAGCAAAAG CCTCCAGAAAATCCTCCAAAGATGCCTGTTCCTTATAAAGTGCTAAAGGCACTGGACTCTACCATCTATCGAAATGTGGAGTTTGATGTTTGGCTGGACAGTAGAAAAG AGCTCCAAAAAACTGACTACATGGTGTTTGCTGGGAGACAGTACTATTTAGGAGATAAGTGTCAG GTGTGTCTGGAACCAGGAGAGAAGTATTACAATGCTCACATCCAGGAAGTCGGACAGGATAGCAACACATTGACTGTATTTGTTGAGGAGCTGGCAGAAAA GCACACAGTTCCTTTGGCAAACTTAAAGCCAGTGTCACAAGTGGCTCCTGTCCTTGCTTGGAATATGGCTCACAACAGAAGAGGAGGCGTTTATCAGAAAGTAACAGGAGGACACTTCTCAGGAATAG AAATGGATATGAAAACACGGAAGAGGATGCTCAAGAAAGTCCGTGGGAAGGAAGTGTTCATGGCTGTGGCTTACAGCAGGGGACAGCCGGTGCTGCCACCCCGGCTGCAGCACAGCGCTCCCTCGGGGCGCTTCCCTCCCATCCACTGCTCCCAGGGAGGGGCAGGCATGGCACCCTACAAACCCTACCACCAGCAGAACCCTCCCAGGCAGCACCGGGACTCTGGGATGCCAAG CTCGTACAgccgcagccgccgcccgcTGCCCTGTGTGAACAAGGAGTGCCAGTACGGCTTCGTggccggggctgcagaggaGCCCCGGGGGCCAGAAGAAACTGTAACTCTCTGTGAAATTGAGGGAGATGacactgcttttcctgctctgcctgtgagTTATGAACAAAGG AGCAACCATAGCCCTGCTCCCATTGTCCATGGTCCAGGAGCATTTTGGGTAGCAAGAAGTCCAAATGCTGTTCCATCTAACAAGCAGACCCTGAGTGCCttagaggaagaggaagaagcaaGTGAAAATG GGAAATTTCATGaggaatatatatatgtgcCTTCAG ATCCCAGCTGTGAAACTGCAACAGTGTTTAGTTCAGCAGAACCTACAGCAAACTTG GTGTTGGTGAACTCTGCAACAGTTTCCACCTCCACAGATGTTTACAATGCTCCAGCTACAGGTCTCTCTTCAAATTCTGCTGCCTCCACTCCAGCCAGTGTCATAACAGCACCTCCCCCACAAACAGCAGTGCAGCCTGTCATAGTATCTCCCTTTTCTGTGGGGAGGCCAG CAGTTTCTTCAGTGCCATTCCCAATTTATTCAGCTCCTCTTCCCCCCGTGAGTGAGGTGGGAGAAGCCAGTGCTGTTCTTCCAGCTTACTCTTGTGATCCCAGCGGCAGTGATTTACCTCGAG ATACAAAGGTTTTGcggtattattttaatatggGATTGCAA TATTGCCATCAGAGCTGCTGGCCTTCCATGATGTACGTGCAGCCAGTGCTGCCTCCATCTCCAGTGGAAGTTTACCCAGCATATGCTGAGCCAGCTCCTGTCCTGGATCAGTCAGTGCCTCAGCTCTTCCCTGATGCTGGGCAAGCTGAGGTCCACCAGGTTCCCTTGGAGGCATCAGCAAATG GTAACTTCCAAACCACAGAGCCTCCACCCCTGTCCTATGGGCCGGTGTATTACCCAGTGGTGTCAGACCCCTTCAGCCAGCAGCATCTGCCTGGCTTTGACTCTGTGGTTCCTGCCTACCGCTACATTGGGACCTGGCATCCAGTAAATCCTCCCCATGGAAATTCCCCACCTGTGGCTAAGGCTGGGAGCTCAGGAGCACTGCCCCAGGTGGGCTACATAGCCTCCCCTAACCCTGCACCTCCTGATGCACCTCAGGGAATGTAA
- the LOC105759159 gene encoding UDP-N-acetylglucosamine transferase subunit ALG13 isoform X1: MKSVFVTVGTTSFEELIATARSPPALQALQSRGYQKLVLQVGRGSLPQPSRCSALAVEAFRFKDSLAEDLQSADLVISHAGAGSCLETLEKGKPLIVVINDKLMDNHQLELAKQLHRDGCVLYCDCRYGAAAAVPAGQEHSVHMTAELRITLVETLQSMDLSALKPFPPGQPEKFASFLDKVLGLQ; encoded by the exons ATGAAGTCCGTGTTCGTCACCGTGGGCACCACCAGCTTCGAGGAGCTGATCGCCAccgcccgctccccgcccgcgCTGCAG GCGCTGCAGAGCCGCGGGTACCAGaagctggtgctgcaggtgggCCGGGGCTCGCTGCCGCAGCCCAGCCGCTGCTCGGCCCTGGCCGTGGAAGCGTTCCGCTTCAAGGACTCGCTGGCTGAGGACCTGCAGAGCGCAGACCTGGTCATCAGCCACGCAG GTGCTGGTAGCTGCCTGGAGACTCTAGAGAAAGGAAAACCACTAATAGTAGTAATAAATGACAAGCTGATGGACAACCATCAGCTTGAGCTGGCCaaacagctccacagagatggCTGTGTCCTGTACTGTGACTGCAGGTACGGAGCTGCTGCGGCTGTTCCCGCTGGGCAAGAACATTCAGTTCACATGACTGCAGAACTGAGAAT CACTCTTGTGGAGACACTGCAGTCGATGGACTTGTCAGCTTTGAAACCTTTTCCTCCTGGACAGCCAGAAAAGTTTGCTTCATTCTTGGATAAAGTTTTGGGGTTACAATAA
- the LOC105759159 gene encoding UDP-N-acetylglucosamine transferase subunit ALG13 isoform X2, producing the protein MKSVFVTVGTTSFEELIATARSPPALQALQSRGYQKLVLQVGRGSLPQPSRCSALAVEAFRFKDSLAEDLQSADLVISHAGAGSCLETLEKGKPLIVVINDKLMDNHQLELAKQLHRDGCVLYCDCSTLVETLQSMDLSALKPFPPGQPEKFASFLDKVLGLQ; encoded by the exons ATGAAGTCCGTGTTCGTCACCGTGGGCACCACCAGCTTCGAGGAGCTGATCGCCAccgcccgctccccgcccgcgCTGCAG GCGCTGCAGAGCCGCGGGTACCAGaagctggtgctgcaggtgggCCGGGGCTCGCTGCCGCAGCCCAGCCGCTGCTCGGCCCTGGCCGTGGAAGCGTTCCGCTTCAAGGACTCGCTGGCTGAGGACCTGCAGAGCGCAGACCTGGTCATCAGCCACGCAG GTGCTGGTAGCTGCCTGGAGACTCTAGAGAAAGGAAAACCACTAATAGTAGTAATAAATGACAAGCTGATGGACAACCATCAGCTTGAGCTGGCCaaacagctccacagagatggCTGTGTCCTGTACTGTGACTGCAG CACTCTTGTGGAGACACTGCAGTCGATGGACTTGTCAGCTTTGAAACCTTTTCCTCCTGGACAGCCAGAAAAGTTTGCTTCATTCTTGGATAAAGTTTTGGGGTTACAATAA